In Blastopirellula sp. J2-11, a single genomic region encodes these proteins:
- a CDS encoding dienelactone hydrolase family protein encodes MALLSGTNFRVVAENLPGTQPLAMHGDIAAQMVAGIDRFLLDEIEASVASRAEHWEWNFSSPELHEQAIAANRARLAQRLGVCEPRVPFDAPSLLATTATSALVAQGNGYDVYAVRWPVLKNIDGEGLLFVPTKGKVVADIIAIPDADQTPEQIAGLVGGIPAESQFARRLAESGCRVIIPTLVSRAMSPRAGRANLSNREYVYRSSFVQGRHVIGYEIQKVLACVDWFAAGRDDAEIGVIGYGEGGMLALYSAALDKRIDRVCISGYIAPREQIWREPISRNIFGRLERYGDAELLSMIWPRPCVIERSAHPTVTLPGEGGAPGQITTPTDEEVSQEIARAACDDHLIVGPTDGDHVSRPYGRMLASFLPAGGELASGDSAIQVVRTIDAAVRQQRQMEEMDEYDQALIRANDFRRKDFFKDLKTSSVGAYVESVEKYREIFYDDVIGRFDQPLLPFNARSRKTWDEEKWVGYEVALDVFPDVFAYGVLMLPKDLQPGEQRPVIVCQHGLEGRPTDLFDGKKAAYDNFASNLCEQGYIVFAPQNPYIHKDQFRTLQRKSNALGKTLFSTIVPQHQQIVNWLKDQPNVDPQRIAFYGLSYGGKSAMRIPALVPEYCLSICSGDFNDWVLKTATTRHKFSYVWAGEYEIYEFDLGSTFNYAEMAALICPRPFMVERGHFDGCGDDEWIAYEFAKVRNLYQAKLHLTDRAEIEWFIGGHEIHSQGTFAFLSKHLNWPQSSP; translated from the coding sequence CTTCAGTCGCGAGCCGCGCCGAACATTGGGAGTGGAATTTCTCCTCGCCGGAGTTGCACGAACAAGCGATCGCCGCCAACCGAGCCCGATTGGCGCAGCGATTAGGCGTGTGCGAGCCGCGCGTTCCGTTTGACGCTCCCAGCTTGTTGGCGACAACCGCGACTTCGGCCTTGGTCGCTCAAGGAAATGGCTACGACGTCTACGCCGTGCGCTGGCCTGTTTTAAAAAATATCGATGGCGAAGGCCTGCTGTTCGTTCCCACCAAGGGAAAGGTTGTCGCCGACATCATTGCGATTCCCGACGCCGATCAAACGCCGGAGCAGATCGCCGGACTGGTCGGTGGTATCCCTGCCGAGTCGCAGTTTGCCCGGCGGTTGGCCGAGAGCGGATGCCGCGTGATTATCCCGACGTTGGTCAGTCGCGCAATGTCGCCGCGCGCCGGCCGTGCGAATCTTTCGAATCGCGAGTATGTCTATCGCTCATCGTTTGTCCAAGGGCGGCACGTGATCGGCTACGAAATTCAAAAGGTATTGGCTTGCGTCGATTGGTTCGCCGCAGGGCGGGATGACGCGGAAATCGGCGTCATCGGGTACGGCGAAGGAGGGATGCTTGCGCTCTATAGCGCTGCGCTCGACAAGCGCATCGATCGTGTTTGCATCAGCGGATACATCGCACCGCGTGAACAGATTTGGCGAGAACCAATTTCTCGCAATATCTTCGGGCGGTTAGAGCGTTACGGAGACGCAGAACTGCTGAGCATGATCTGGCCCCGCCCCTGCGTGATCGAACGTTCGGCCCATCCGACCGTCACATTGCCCGGCGAAGGGGGCGCACCTGGCCAGATTACAACGCCTACCGACGAAGAGGTCAGTCAGGAAATCGCCAGGGCCGCCTGCGACGACCATCTGATCGTTGGTCCCACCGATGGCGATCATGTCAGCCGTCCCTACGGCCGAATGCTGGCCTCGTTTTTGCCGGCTGGCGGCGAGTTGGCCAGCGGCGACTCGGCCATCCAAGTGGTGCGCACGATCGACGCCGCCGTTCGCCAGCAGCGACAAATGGAGGAGATGGACGAGTATGACCAGGCGCTGATTCGCGCAAATGACTTTCGGCGGAAAGACTTTTTCAAAGATCTGAAAACCTCGTCGGTCGGCGCATATGTGGAGAGCGTCGAGAAGTACCGCGAGATCTTCTACGACGACGTGATTGGCCGTTTTGATCAGCCTTTGCTTCCATTCAACGCACGGTCGCGGAAGACCTGGGACGAAGAAAAGTGGGTCGGCTATGAAGTGGCGTTGGACGTCTTTCCCGATGTCTTCGCTTATGGCGTGCTAATGCTGCCGAAGGATTTGCAACCGGGAGAACAGCGGCCGGTGATCGTTTGTCAGCACGGTTTAGAGGGACGCCCTACCGATCTATTTGATGGCAAGAAAGCCGCGTACGACAACTTTGCATCGAACCTGTGCGAACAAGGCTACATCGTCTTCGCTCCGCAAAATCCGTACATCCACAAAGATCAGTTTCGCACGTTGCAGCGCAAGTCCAACGCGCTGGGAAAGACGTTGTTCTCGACGATCGTGCCGCAGCATCAGCAGATCGTCAATTGGCTGAAGGACCAACCCAATGTCGATCCCCAGCGAATCGCCTTCTATGGCCTCAGCTATGGCGGGAAGTCAGCGATGCGGATCCCGGCGCTGGTGCCGGAATATTGCCTTTCGATTTGCTCGGGCGATTTCAACGATTGGGTGCTGAAGACCGCGACCACGCGGCACAAGTTCAGTTATGTCTGGGCCGGCGAGTACGAGATCTATGAGTTTGACCTGGGGAGCACATTCAATTACGCCGAGATGGCGGCGCTGATTTGTCCGCGACCGTTCATGGTCGAACGCGGACATTTCGACGGCTGCGGCGACGACGAGTGGATCGCCTACGAGTTCGCCAAAGTACGCAACCTTTACCAGGCGAAACTGCATCTCACGGATCGCGCTGAGATCGAATGGTTTATCGGCGGGCACGAGATTCACAGCCAGGGGACGTTTGCGTTCTTAAGCAAACATCTGAATTGGCCGCAATCGTCGCCGTAA
- a CDS encoding LamG-like jellyroll fold domain-containing protein: MSERQPSDELAQLLKRMEQAELSAAEKSQLNELLQSDAEALEQFVRYQAIDAHLAWRFTATPGMDDPLAAIAFAENETRALDPKSIRTHFLQRHGWLLAIAALLVGLFIGFPLGLGVQNEPPEDVAIATLTSIGPGTKWSDPFGRALKIGAALEKGWINLDAGTIELTFSSGATVNIDGPASFAIDSPLRGFLNYGAVRVHAPESARDFAVGTASMEVVDLGTEFDLSVSEQSGAAEINVVDGLVDLYLSSAGRANRIQSLSAGESAAIDSSGEITSIQGGAADPRLLAHWRLDENADDTIVADSSPHHFDGKLNMPTSRRSRAGKAGQALELGVDGFVDFSEHLSALTSTNAFTLTAWVRNANDIVFSVSDGTNRQRIQFELEENWLYYGWQQGDRFDRISASVPPWLPDRWRHVAVSVSGGSVTLYLDGRALIEPKRMGGVINTRAIAPIQLKNPTSAYLGRVPSNHVQEEQFLGGELDDVQLYGRALDEVAIHYLFEHPGETLPHKQN, translated from the coding sequence ATGAGCGAACGTCAGCCGAGCGACGAACTAGCGCAGTTGCTGAAGCGAATGGAACAGGCCGAACTGTCCGCCGCAGAGAAGTCTCAGCTCAACGAGTTGCTGCAAAGCGACGCCGAGGCGCTTGAGCAATTTGTCCGTTATCAGGCGATCGATGCGCATCTGGCTTGGCGTTTTACGGCGACTCCCGGCATGGACGATCCTCTTGCCGCGATTGCTTTCGCTGAAAATGAAACGCGCGCGCTGGATCCGAAATCAATCCGAACCCATTTTTTGCAGCGGCATGGTTGGCTATTGGCGATCGCCGCTTTGCTGGTTGGCCTGTTCATCGGTTTTCCGCTTGGATTGGGGGTCCAAAACGAGCCGCCTGAAGATGTCGCGATTGCGACGTTGACGTCGATCGGTCCCGGTACGAAATGGAGCGACCCCTTTGGCCGCGCGCTAAAGATTGGCGCTGCGCTGGAAAAAGGTTGGATCAATCTTGACGCTGGCACGATCGAATTGACGTTTAGCAGCGGCGCGACGGTGAACATCGATGGTCCCGCATCGTTCGCCATTGACTCGCCGTTGCGGGGATTTTTGAACTACGGCGCCGTGCGCGTGCATGCACCCGAAAGTGCTCGTGACTTTGCCGTTGGCACCGCGTCGATGGAAGTTGTTGACCTGGGAACGGAGTTCGACTTGTCAGTCAGTGAGCAGTCAGGCGCCGCCGAAATCAATGTTGTCGACGGCCTGGTCGATTTGTATTTGTCGAGCGCCGGCCGAGCCAATCGCATCCAATCGCTAAGCGCCGGAGAGTCGGCCGCGATTGATTCGTCAGGCGAGATCACGTCGATTCAAGGGGGAGCGGCCGATCCGCGGTTGCTGGCGCATTGGCGATTGGACGAGAATGCCGATGACACCATCGTCGCCGACAGTTCCCCCCATCACTTCGATGGCAAGCTGAACATGCCGACTAGCCGGCGCTCGCGAGCGGGAAAAGCGGGTCAGGCCTTGGAGCTTGGCGTCGACGGCTTTGTCGACTTTAGTGAGCATTTGTCAGCGCTGACTAGCACCAATGCGTTTACGCTCACCGCGTGGGTGCGGAATGCGAACGATATCGTCTTCTCTGTTTCTGATGGGACGAACCGGCAGCGGATTCAATTTGAGTTGGAAGAAAATTGGCTCTACTACGGCTGGCAGCAGGGAGATCGGTTCGATCGGATTTCGGCGAGCGTACCTCCATGGCTGCCCGATCGTTGGCGCCACGTCGCCGTCTCGGTCAGCGGCGGCAGCGTTACTCTCTATCTGGATGGTCGAGCGCTGATCGAACCCAAAAGAATGGGGGGAGTCATCAACACGCGGGCGATTGCTCCCATTCAATTGAAGAACCCCACGTCCGCCTATTTGGGGCGCGTTCCCTCGAATCATGTCCAAGAAGAGCAATTCCTGGGGGGAGAGCTCGATGATGTCCAGCTTTATGGGCGCGCGCTGGATGAGGTAGCGATTCACTACCTCTTCGAGCATCCTGGAGAAACGCTCCCCCACAAGCAAAATTGA
- a CDS encoding DUF1559 domain-containing protein: MRLRNHRGFTLVELLVVIAIIGVLIALLLPAVQQAREAARRMSCSNKQKQLGLALHNYHDTFQIFPHGYFDVGTYHRRDTWMQQLLPFLELNNLADQYKADTNQYVHNMTGSFKTEQLPAFRCPSEAEQDAMGGAGSKVDGGFQGNYIACTGDGYMLYQYAATSTSSTLMQGAFYHQSKTKMSSLLDGTSNTLVFSESICRPGVNGWGGAGGYWGGAPTGSYGFTTAQGPNTTVPDRIYECKTTTFEHAPCVSISTADEKENFARSYHPGGVMATTADGAVAFFSNTISLQTWKALSTRAGSEVISE; encoded by the coding sequence ATGCGTCTACGCAATCATCGTGGTTTTACGCTCGTCGAATTGTTAGTGGTCATCGCCATTATTGGCGTATTGATTGCATTGTTACTTCCGGCGGTGCAGCAGGCCCGCGAGGCCGCTCGTCGCATGAGCTGCAGCAACAAGCAAAAACAGCTTGGCTTGGCGCTGCACAACTATCACGACACGTTTCAAATCTTTCCGCATGGATACTTTGACGTCGGCACGTACCATCGGCGCGATACCTGGATGCAGCAGCTATTGCCATTTTTGGAACTGAACAACCTGGCCGATCAGTATAAAGCCGACACGAATCAGTATGTTCACAACATGACGGGCAGCTTTAAGACGGAGCAGCTGCCCGCGTTTCGTTGTCCTTCCGAAGCTGAGCAAGATGCGATGGGAGGGGCCGGTTCGAAAGTCGACGGCGGATTCCAGGGCAATTACATCGCCTGCACCGGCGACGGCTACATGCTTTATCAATACGCCGCTACCAGCACCAGTTCGACATTGATGCAGGGCGCCTTTTATCACCAATCGAAAACCAAGATGTCGTCACTGCTTGACGGAACCTCCAACACGCTCGTTTTTAGCGAATCAATCTGTCGGCCCGGCGTCAACGGCTGGGGCGGCGCTGGAGGCTATTGGGGAGGCGCGCCGACTGGGTCGTACGGTTTTACAACGGCGCAAGGCCCTAATACCACCGTGCCGGATCGAATCTATGAATGCAAAACCACAACGTTTGAGCACGCGCCTTGCGTCTCCATCAGCACCGCCGATGAAAAGGAAAACTTCGCTCGCAGTTATCATCCTGGCGGCGTGATGGCGACCACGGCTGACGGCGCGGTGGCGTTCTTCAGCAATACGATTTCGCTGCAAACATGGAAGGCGCTCAGCACGCGCGCTGGTTCCGAGGTGATCTCGGAGTAG
- a CDS encoding sigma-70 family RNA polymerase sigma factor, translated as MLDPTEAQNEQFVARMTAAQPGLFAFVLTLAPNATDARDILSETNLALWKKRSEYDATLDFWPWACRFARLQVLAFRKRQQRDRLVLTDEVVSLVAAKSETAARTWQDSFAALESCLSDLDESRVHILRRRYTDGLSVAQIADELEKTAGSVADLLYRLRLRLASCIERKLATEGQS; from the coding sequence ATGCTGGACCCCACCGAAGCACAAAACGAGCAATTCGTCGCGCGGATGACGGCGGCGCAGCCGGGACTGTTTGCGTTTGTCTTGACGCTGGCGCCCAACGCAACCGATGCCCGCGATATTCTTTCCGAAACCAATTTGGCGTTGTGGAAAAAACGGAGCGAATACGATGCGACGCTCGACTTCTGGCCTTGGGCGTGCCGCTTCGCTCGGCTGCAAGTATTGGCGTTTCGCAAGCGACAGCAACGGGATCGCCTGGTGCTGACCGACGAAGTGGTCAGTTTGGTCGCCGCCAAGTCCGAAACAGCGGCCCGCACATGGCAGGATTCGTTTGCAGCGCTCGAGAGTTGTCTGAGCGATCTGGATGAGAGTCGCGTTCATATTCTCCGGCGTCGTTATACCGATGGACTTTCTGTCGCACAGATCGCCGACGAGTTAGAGAAGACCGCCGGATCGGTGGCCGATCTGTTGTATCGGCTCCGGCTGCGATTGGCGAGTTGCATTGAACGTAAACTAGCGACGGAAGGGCAATCATGA